The following are encoded together in the Primulina tabacum isolate GXHZ01 chromosome 18, ASM2559414v2, whole genome shotgun sequence genome:
- the LOC142533022 gene encoding mitogen-activated protein kinase homolog NTF4-like, whose product MNSDPQPPETPVPAEEPPPPPSPTTESTPPTPTHGGRFVHYNIFGNFFEVTAKYKPPVVPIGKGAYGVVCSALNSETNQLVAIKKIANAFANKTDAKRTLREIKILRHLEHENIVAIRDIIPPPQRETFNDVYIAYELMDTDLHQIIHSNQALSEEHRQYFLYQILRGLKYIHSAKVLHRDMKPSNLILNRNCDLKICDFGLARVTSETEFMTEYVVTRWYRAPELLLKSRGYTAAIDVWSVGCIFMEMMNRKPLFPGRDQVHQLRLLLELIGTPSEADLEFLHENGKKYIRQLPPYQRKSFIEKFPHVPPLALDLVEKMLAFDPGRRITVENALEHPYLEYLHDINDEPVCLKPFDDYFEQKDMAEEQIKEMIYQESIACNPGYQNI is encoded by the exons ATGAACAGTGACCCGCAGCCTCCGGAGACCCCGGTGCCGGCCGAGGAGCCGCCACCTCCTCCATCGCCCACCACCGAAAGCACACCGCCCACACCCACCCATGGCGGTAGATTCGTTCACTATAACATCTTCGGTAACTTCTTCGAGGTCACCGCTAAGTACAAGCCCCCTGTAGTGCCCATCGGTAAAGGGGCATACGGGGTCGTCTG CTCGGCTTTGAATTCGGAGACGAACCAGCTGGTGGCTATAAAGAAGATAGCGAATGCTTTTGCTAATAAAACCGATGCGAAGCGGACTCTACGTGAGATCAAGATTCTTCGGCACTTGGAGCATGAAAAC ATTGTGGCGATTAGAGATATAATTCCACCCCCGCAGAGAGAAACATTTAATGATGTTTATATTGCGTATGAACTTATGGACACTGATCTCCATCAAATTATCCATTCTAATCAAGCCTTGTCAGAGGAGCATCGCCAG TATTTCTTGTATCAGATCCTTCGTGGGTTGAAGTACATACACTCGGCGAAGGTTCTGCACAGGGACATGAAACCCAGCAATCTTATTTTGAATAGGAATTGTGATCTAaagatatgtgattttggatTGGCCCGTGTTACGTCTGAAACTGAATTTATGACAGAATATGTTGTCACAAGGTGGTACCGTGCACCAGAGCTTTTGTTAAAGTCACGTGGTTATACTGCGGCCATTGATGTGTGGTCAGTGGGTTGCATTTTCATGGAAATGATGAATCGTAAACCATTGTTTCCTGGAAGAGATCAAGTGCATCAGTTACGTCTGCTCTTGGAG CTGATTGGCACCCCTTCAGAGGCCGATCTGGAATTCCTGCATGAAAACGGGAAAAAATACATCAGGCAACTACCACCATATCAACGAAAATCATTTATTGAAAAGTTTCCTCACGTACCCCCGCTTGCTCTCGATCTCGTGGAGAAGATGCTGGCATTTGATCCTGGACGAAGGATTACAG TTGAAAATGCATTGGAACATCCATACTTGGAGTATCTGCATGACATCAATGACGAGCCTGTTTGCTTAAAGCCCTTCGACGACTACTTTGAGCAGAAAGACATGGCTGAAGAGCAGATAAAGGAGATGATCTACCAGGAGTCGATTGCATGCAATCCAGGGTATCAGAACATCTAA